From Rhizobium sp. NZLR1, a single genomic window includes:
- a CDS encoding cyclopropane-fatty-acyl-phospholipid synthase family protein: MASAFLSIVQQIIRKGSLKLTLANGETHMIGDGTGESVAARLADQEAEDAIRRDPTMKLGEMYMQGRFILEQGNIYDFLSLVKQNTTNEIFDFKMAMLLVGRIAWQQVKSRMPGNRNKHNVAHHYDLSAKLFDLFLDEDWQYSCAYFEPPDIGLDEAQLAKKRHIAAKLLLEPNQRILEIGSGWGGMGMYLTEATEGADFTGITLSEEQLKVSRGRAEKRGLSERVRFELQDYRTMTGRKFDRIVSVGMFEHVGIGNYGNFFRKVSDLLDDNGVMVLHSIGRPKPSFGTNAFIERYIFPGGYIPSVGEVVPPLEKAGLLVKDVEILPMHYAYTLRHWRERFVARKAEAVALYDEQFFRMWEFYLAGSEIGFRWDELFILQIQIAKNQFAVPDNRNYIARNEAKLKEFEARRAPLEKVAF; the protein is encoded by the coding sequence ATGGCGTCGGCTTTCCTATCGATCGTCCAGCAGATCATCCGCAAGGGTTCGTTGAAACTTACCCTTGCCAATGGCGAAACCCACATGATCGGCGACGGCACCGGTGAATCCGTCGCTGCCCGTCTTGCCGATCAGGAGGCCGAGGACGCCATCCGGCGCGACCCGACAATGAAGCTTGGCGAAATGTATATGCAAGGCCGGTTCATTCTCGAACAGGGCAACATTTACGATTTCCTGTCGCTGGTGAAGCAGAACACCACCAACGAGATCTTCGATTTCAAGATGGCAATGTTGCTCGTTGGCCGCATTGCCTGGCAGCAGGTGAAGAGCCGCATGCCTGGCAATCGCAACAAGCACAACGTCGCCCATCACTACGACCTGTCGGCCAAACTTTTCGATCTGTTCCTCGACGAGGACTGGCAATATTCATGCGCCTATTTCGAACCACCAGACATCGGTCTCGACGAGGCGCAGCTTGCCAAGAAACGCCATATCGCCGCCAAGCTTCTGCTCGAGCCGAACCAGCGCATCCTGGAGATCGGCTCCGGCTGGGGCGGTATGGGCATGTATCTGACGGAAGCGACCGAAGGAGCCGATTTCACCGGCATCACGCTGAGCGAAGAGCAGCTCAAGGTCTCACGCGGCCGCGCCGAAAAGCGCGGTCTGTCCGAGCGTGTGCGTTTCGAGCTGCAGGACTACCGCACCATGACGGGCAGGAAATTCGACCGCATCGTTTCGGTCGGCATGTTCGAACATGTCGGTATCGGCAATTACGGCAATTTCTTTCGCAAGGTATCGGACCTGCTCGACGACAACGGCGTCATGGTGCTGCATTCGATCGGCCGTCCGAAGCCGAGCTTCGGCACCAATGCCTTCATCGAGCGCTACATCTTCCCGGGCGGCTATATCCCTTCCGTCGGCGAAGTCGTGCCGCCGCTCGAAAAGGCCGGGCTGCTGGTCAAGGATGTCGAAATCCTGCCGATGCATTATGCCTATACGCTGCGCCATTGGCGCGAGCGTTTCGTGGCGCGCAAGGCCGAAGCGGTGGCGCTTTACGACGAGCAGTTCTTCCGCATGTGGGAATTCTATCTGGCCGGTTCCGAAATCGGTTTCCGCTGGGACGAACTCTTCATCCTGCAGATCCAGATCGCCAAGAACCAATTCGCCGTTCCCGACAACCGCAATTACATCGCGCGGAACGAGGCCAAGCTGAAGGAATTCGAGGCAAGGCGCGCACCGCTGGAAAAGGTGGCGTTCTGA
- a CDS encoding Tex family protein, whose protein sequence is MAADLRFLAARISAEISARPEQAKAAIELLDEGATVPFIARYRKEVTGGLDDTQLRNLAERLVYLRELEARRDTIVESIAGQGKMTDELRVKVAGAETKAELEDLYLPYKPKRRTRAEIARERGLGPLAETILSDRGREPAVLAEGFITADVPDVKTALEGARDIIAEGIAENADLLGRLRAHMRQASLLKARVVDGKQATGEKFSDYFDHSERWATAPGHRALAMLRGWNEEVLTLTIEADAETASPNKPVERMIASAYEIGASRPADRWLMEVASWAWRVKLSMSLSLDLMRELRERAEEEAIHVFARNLKDLLLAAPAGSRATMGLDPGIRTGVKVAVVDGTGKVIATSTVYPFQPRNDVRGAQVELASLIRKHNVELISIGNGTGSRETEKLVADMLAELPAPKPTKVIVSEAGASVYSASATAAAEFPDLDVSLRGAVSIARRLQDPLAELVKIEPKSIGVGQYQHDVDQQKLSRSLDAVVEDAVNAVGVDLNTASAPLLSRVSGLGPSIADAIVRHRDSEGRFETRRDLMKVARLGGRTFEQCAGFLRIPNGKEPLDASSVHPEAYGVAKKIVAACGRDLRALMGDSAVLKSVDPRQFIDEKFGLPTVRDIISELEKPGRDPRPSFKTATFAEGINEISDLKPGMVLEGTVTNVAAFGAFVDIGVHQDGLVHLSQLADRFVKDPHEVVKAGDVVKVRVVEVDAKRKRIALSMKRDDGSSAPAQRGDSRGNQASKPQNERRPAAPKPESQGAFGAALAEAMKRK, encoded by the coding sequence ATGGCCGCTGACCTCCGTTTTCTCGCAGCTCGCATCTCGGCCGAAATCAGCGCCCGTCCCGAACAGGCCAAAGCCGCCATCGAGCTGCTCGACGAGGGCGCCACCGTGCCCTTCATCGCCCGCTACCGCAAGGAAGTGACCGGCGGGCTGGATGACACGCAGCTGCGCAATCTTGCCGAACGGCTGGTCTATCTGCGCGAACTCGAAGCCCGCCGCGATACGATCGTCGAATCGATTGCGGGCCAGGGCAAGATGACCGATGAGCTGAGGGTGAAGGTGGCTGGTGCCGAGACCAAAGCCGAACTCGAAGACCTCTATCTGCCCTACAAGCCGAAGCGCCGCACCCGCGCCGAAATTGCCCGCGAACGCGGCCTCGGCCCGCTTGCCGAGACCATTCTTTCCGACCGCGGCCGGGAGCCGGCGGTGCTCGCCGAAGGCTTCATTACTGCTGACGTGCCCGATGTGAAGACGGCGCTCGAAGGCGCCCGCGACATCATCGCCGAAGGCATTGCTGAAAATGCCGACCTGCTCGGCAGATTGCGCGCCCATATGCGCCAGGCTTCGCTGCTGAAGGCCAGGGTCGTCGACGGCAAGCAGGCGACGGGCGAGAAGTTCTCCGATTATTTCGACCATTCCGAACGCTGGGCGACCGCCCCCGGCCACCGCGCGCTCGCCATGCTGCGCGGCTGGAATGAGGAGGTGCTGACGCTGACGATCGAGGCCGACGCCGAGACCGCCTCTCCGAACAAGCCGGTCGAACGCATGATTGCGTCAGCCTACGAGATCGGGGCGAGCCGCCCCGCCGACCGCTGGTTGATGGAGGTCGCAAGCTGGGCCTGGCGCGTCAAACTTTCCATGTCGCTCTCGCTCGACCTGATGCGCGAACTGCGCGAAAGGGCCGAAGAGGAGGCGATCCATGTCTTCGCCCGCAATCTCAAGGATCTGCTGTTGGCAGCCCCTGCCGGCTCGCGCGCGACGATGGGTCTCGATCCCGGCATCCGCACCGGCGTCAAGGTCGCCGTCGTCGACGGCACCGGCAAGGTGATCGCGACCTCGACCGTCTATCCCTTCCAGCCGAGGAACGACGTGCGCGGCGCCCAGGTCGAACTCGCATCGCTGATCCGCAAGCACAATGTCGAGCTGATCTCGATCGGCAACGGCACCGGTAGCCGCGAAACCGAAAAGCTGGTGGCCGACATGCTGGCCGAGTTGCCGGCGCCGAAGCCGACCAAGGTCATCGTTTCGGAAGCCGGCGCCTCGGTCTATTCCGCCTCGGCGACCGCAGCGGCGGAGTTTCCCGATCTCGACGTATCGTTGCGCGGCGCCGTCTCCATCGCCCGGCGCCTGCAGGATCCCTTGGCCGAACTGGTCAAGATCGAGCCGAAGTCGATCGGCGTCGGCCAGTATCAGCACGACGTCGACCAGCAAAAGCTGTCGCGCTCGCTGGATGCAGTGGTCGAAGACGCGGTCAACGCCGTCGGCGTCGATCTCAACACCGCCTCTGCGCCGCTGCTTTCCCGCGTCTCCGGTCTCGGCCCGTCGATTGCCGATGCCATTGTCCGCCACCGCGACAGCGAGGGCCGTTTCGAGACCCGGCGGGACCTCATGAAGGTCGCCAGGCTCGGCGGCCGCACCTTTGAGCAATGCGCCGGCTTCCTGCGCATCCCCAACGGCAAGGAGCCGCTCGACGCCTCCTCCGTGCATCCGGAGGCCTACGGCGTCGCCAAGAAGATCGTCGCCGCCTGCGGCCGTGATCTGCGCGCGCTGATGGGCGATAGTGCGGTGCTGAAATCGGTCGATCCGCGCCAGTTCATCGACGAGAAATTTGGTCTGCCAACGGTCAGGGACATCATCTCGGAGCTGGAAAAGCCGGGTCGCGACCCGCGTCCGAGTTTCAAGACCGCGACCTTCGCCGAGGGCATCAACGAAATTTCCGACCTCAAGCCCGGCATGGTGCTGGAAGGCACGGTGACCAATGTCGCCGCCTTCGGCGCCTTCGTCGATATCGGTGTGCACCAGGATGGTCTGGTGCATCTGTCGCAGCTTGCCGATCGCTTTGTCAAGGATCCCCACGAGGTCGTCAAGGCGGGTGACGTCGTCAAGGTGCGGGTCGTCGAGGTCGATGCCAAGCGCAAGCGGATCGCTCTCTCGATGAAACGCGACGACGGTTCTTCGGCACCTGCGCAGCGGGGTGATTCTCGCGGAAACCAGGCTTCCAAACCCCAGAACGAGCGCCGTCCTGCGGCCCCGAAACCGGAAAGCCAGGGTGCTTTCGGCGCGGCTCTTGCCGAAGCCATGAAGCGAAAATAA